In one Desulfobaculum bizertense DSM 18034 genomic region, the following are encoded:
- a CDS encoding 4Fe-4S dicluster domain-containing protein, which yields MPEPKENSIIYADASKCVGCKQCELACAQAHSGCTLPEAKANSYRLISRIHIVRVDELNVPMLCRQCEDAPCAYACPTGAIYQENGIVQISENRCVGCKVCVMACPFGAIEVLHEGTTQKGRTNLGVIKKCNLCVHRIDDDGMFHCACVEACPTQALRLVSLTDHRKQLMIARAREASVSSMHKG from the coding sequence GTGCCTGAACCAAAAGAGAACTCCATTATATACGCCGACGCATCCAAATGTGTTGGCTGCAAGCAGTGTGAGCTGGCCTGTGCACAGGCACATAGCGGTTGCACACTGCCAGAGGCAAAGGCAAACAGCTATCGGCTCATATCCAGAATCCACATAGTGAGAGTCGATGAACTCAACGTTCCCATGCTGTGCCGGCAGTGCGAAGACGCGCCCTGTGCCTATGCCTGCCCAACCGGAGCCATTTATCAAGAGAATGGCATCGTCCAGATCAGTGAAAATCGCTGTGTTGGCTGCAAGGTCTGCGTTATGGCCTGCCCCTTTGGAGCCATCGAGGTCCTTCACGAAGGGACCACTCAGAAAGGCAGAACCAACCTGGGCGTAATAAAAAAATGCAACCTCTGTGTTCACAGAATTGATGACGACGGCATGTTTCACTGTGCTTGTGTGGAAGCGTGTCCCACTCAAGCTCTTCGCCTCGTCTCCCTCACCGATCACCGCAAACAGCTCATGATTGCGAGAGCCCGCGAAGCTAGCGTCTCTTCGATGCATAAAGGATGA
- the hypA gene encoding hydrogenase maturation nickel metallochaperone HypA — protein MHEISIILSIISIVEEEAKKHGISHVHSVTICVGELSCVEEQTLRGCFEVATETSSLAGAKLIIEPVEAVFNCARCGGSIRAHTWLNTCSHCNANDLNLVQGRELFVKNFEAD, from the coding sequence ATGCATGAGATTTCAATCATTCTAAGCATCATCTCCATTGTGGAGGAAGAAGCGAAAAAACACGGCATTTCGCACGTTCACTCGGTGACCATATGCGTCGGCGAGTTATCCTGTGTTGAGGAGCAGACCTTGCGGGGATGCTTCGAAGTTGCCACCGAGACCAGTTCGCTGGCGGGGGCCAAACTCATCATCGAACCCGTTGAAGCAGTGTTCAACTGCGCTCGCTGCGGCGGTTCCATTCGTGCTCACACCTGGTTGAACACGTGTTCCCATTGCAATGCCAACGACCTCAATCTTGTGCAAGGACGCGAACTTTTCGTGAAAAATTTCGAGGCCGATTGA